A single genomic interval of Rosistilla ulvae harbors:
- a CDS encoding zinc-binding dehydrogenase, whose amino-acid sequence MKSPAIVNFAPDPGSVEIREFQRPTIGTDDVLVEVAAVGVCGSDLHQWTATHSWPVNYPVVLGHEFAGTIVETGANVASWREGDRIASETAAIIDVDNPMSRRGLYNLDPTRKGFGYGVDGAMTRFVRVPSRCLHRVPDALAFEHAAVTEPCCVAYNAVVKNSRIEPGDRVLVIGPGTIGILCAAVAKLVGADVAVLGLESDTHRFAVAQKYGVTTLTDASEWARQGDGLGVDVVIDAAGVSSTLQLAIELVRPAGWITKVGWGPKPLGFSIDPLVQKNVTLQGSFSHNWPIWERVISLLTSKQLDVQPIVGGTFGIGQWQQAFERMHHGEIVKSVILPGQE is encoded by the coding sequence ATGAAATCGCCAGCGATAGTTAACTTTGCCCCCGATCCGGGAAGCGTCGAGATCCGAGAATTCCAGCGGCCGACGATCGGGACCGACGACGTGCTGGTCGAAGTCGCCGCGGTCGGCGTCTGCGGCAGCGACTTGCACCAATGGACGGCGACCCACAGCTGGCCGGTCAACTATCCGGTAGTGCTGGGACATGAATTTGCGGGAACGATCGTCGAAACGGGAGCCAACGTTGCCAGCTGGCGCGAAGGGGACCGGATCGCCAGCGAAACCGCGGCGATCATCGACGTCGACAATCCGATGTCGCGGCGTGGGTTGTACAACCTGGATCCGACTCGGAAGGGCTTTGGTTATGGAGTCGACGGGGCGATGACTCGGTTTGTCCGCGTCCCCAGCCGCTGTTTGCATCGCGTTCCCGACGCGCTGGCGTTTGAACACGCTGCGGTCACCGAACCGTGCTGCGTCGCTTACAACGCTGTCGTCAAAAATTCGCGGATCGAACCGGGAGACCGCGTGCTAGTGATCGGTCCCGGAACGATTGGGATCCTGTGCGCCGCGGTGGCAAAGCTTGTCGGTGCCGACGTCGCCGTGTTGGGGCTGGAATCGGACACGCACCGGTTTGCTGTCGCCCAGAAATATGGCGTCACGACGCTCACCGACGCCAGTGAATGGGCTCGCCAGGGAGACGGATTGGGCGTCGACGTCGTGATCGATGCGGCGGGTGTTTCCAGCACGCTGCAATTGGCGATCGAATTGGTCCGCCCCGCCGGATGGATCACCAAAGTCGGCTGGGGCCCCAAACCGCTGGGCTTCTCGATCGACCCGCTGGTTCAAAAAAATGTGACATTGCAGGGGAGCTTCAGCCACAATTGGCCGATCTGGGAACGGGTGATCAGCCTGTTGACCTCCAAACAATTAGACGTTCAACCGATTGTCGGCGGGACGTTTGGAATCGGGCAATGGCAGCAGGCGTTCGAGCGAATGCACCACGGAGAGATCGTTAAATCGGTGATCCTGCCTGGCCAGGAATGA
- a CDS encoding FHA domain-containing protein, translating to MTEVTLTVLHGSDRGKVFRDIAPPVTIGREEGNTIQLNDERISRCHLKIQFDNDRLVLTDLDSTNGTKVNGQESHLRILRHGDLVSVGRSMLLVGTEEQIAARVAALQAASDKNIGATMTQDLSAGEGSSGLEFEVGERNTDREAAGTLGMIETPEIPDRLSPSQAAQMCEVLEFLHQRLQKLIDHAQIDERTQEVVIDYAAWQRMIDLQSKIGTMIRKAADPDWMD from the coding sequence ATGACCGAGGTTACGCTCACAGTTCTGCATGGTAGTGATCGTGGAAAAGTGTTCCGCGACATCGCGCCCCCCGTAACGATCGGGCGCGAAGAGGGGAACACGATCCAATTAAACGATGAACGGATCAGCCGCTGTCATCTGAAGATTCAGTTTGACAACGACCGCCTGGTGTTGACCGATCTGGATAGCACCAACGGCACCAAGGTCAATGGTCAGGAGAGCCATCTGCGGATCTTGCGTCATGGCGATCTGGTTTCGGTGGGACGGAGCATGTTGCTGGTTGGAACCGAGGAACAGATCGCAGCCCGGGTCGCCGCGCTGCAGGCGGCCAGCGACAAGAACATCGGGGCGACGATGACCCAGGATCTTTCCGCGGGGGAAGGGAGTTCGGGGCTCGAGTTCGAGGTTGGCGAACGAAACACGGATCGTGAGGCGGCGGGCACTTTGGGGATGATCGAAACCCCGGAAATCCCCGACCGGTTATCTCCCAGCCAAGCAGCCCAGATGTGTGAGGTGCTCGAATTTTTGCACCAGCGGCTGCAAAAGCTGATCGATCACGCCCAGATCGATGAACGGACTCAAGAGGTCGTCATCGACTATGCGGCTTGGCAACGGATGATCGATCTACAATCCAAAATCGGCACGATGATACGCAAGGCGGCCGATCCCGATTGGATGGATTGA
- a CDS encoding DUF1553 domain-containing protein has product MNENLQRFVAKVQAYSLRLVLLASALTPTTKTVAQQVDFNREIRSLLSNNCVMCHGPDEAARSTELRFDTEAGSQIDLGGYAAIVPGDPDASELIARLTTDDEDLRMPPPGKGKQLTADEIDRMRRWIQQGAHYARHWSYEPPVRASLPKVKHSDWPRNPIDHFVLARMEAEGLEPSPAADRYALARRVAIDLTGLPPRWEQVKAFVEDPRDDAFESYVDALLEQPAFGERWARVWLDLARYADSAGYADDPPRTIWAYRDYVIRSLNANKPFDQFTIEQIAGDLLDNPTDEQLIATAFHRNTMTNSEGGTNDEEFRNVAVVDRVNTTMSVWMGTTMACAQCHTHKYDPITHEEYFRFFAIFNNTLDADIKDERPTLPIWTDEQKAQKLQWAEQIADLKATLQQTTPEIEAAQTKWLAEIKTPPTWKPLIPVAATAQHRQLATDAEGWIEASGGKSDHDLYTLRFKTAGEQVAGLQLEISPEQNANFVLTQATATWTPTEPQPVDARFVRIELPGKGKMIHLAEVQAFSDSNNVALAGTASQSSTGYGAPAARAIDGNTDGDFYKDSVTHTNAQTNPWFEIDLKQTHPIDEVVIWNRTDGGASIEQRLKGYKLILLDDSRNVVCEQTPEAIPSPSRSIAFGGAIQLRFQNALADYEQSGFPAATTILDKQDTKKGWAIAGGLGQRHQLTLTLDPPRTLDTGVLELQLHQKSVHVKHLLDKVRVRASDSANLTQWASLPNAIRSIVLQTEPLDEKQANQLADYYRTIAPQLAPVRTQLAKLEKQLADIKPYTTVPIQEELPSEKQRSTYIHLRGDYQSAGADVDRGTPAAFHPLSADRPADRLSLAQWLVDDQNALTPRVIANRHWEEIFGIGIVESSEEFGSQGELPSHPQLLDWLAVELRDSGWDLKALLRLIVTSATYRQSSVTSPELQEKDPANRLLARGPRYRISAEMVRDQALQLSGLLSHKMFGPPAKPPQPNLGLNAAFGSATDWKTSPGDDKYRRGIYTMWRRSSPYPSMATFDAPNREVCTVRRGRTNTPLQALVTLNDPVYVEAAQALARRMLTADSSVRGRVEFGLRTCLLREPTEIEVDRLAALYQQALTEFQADPALAHQLAEEPLGELPDGMDVAEAAAMSVVGNVLLNLDELFLKR; this is encoded by the coding sequence ATGAATGAAAACCTCCAACGTTTCGTCGCAAAAGTCCAAGCGTATTCGCTCCGGCTGGTGTTGTTAGCCAGCGCACTGACACCAACAACCAAAACGGTTGCCCAACAAGTCGATTTCAATCGCGAAATCCGCTCGTTGCTTTCGAACAATTGTGTGATGTGTCACGGCCCCGATGAAGCCGCTCGTTCGACCGAACTTCGCTTCGACACCGAAGCGGGTTCGCAAATCGATCTCGGAGGCTACGCCGCGATCGTGCCGGGGGATCCCGATGCGAGCGAGTTGATCGCTCGGCTGACGACCGACGACGAAGACCTGCGGATGCCGCCGCCGGGCAAAGGCAAACAACTGACCGCCGATGAGATCGATCGGATGCGTCGCTGGATCCAACAGGGAGCGCATTACGCGCGGCACTGGTCCTACGAACCACCGGTCCGAGCCTCTCTACCGAAAGTCAAACACAGTGATTGGCCACGCAATCCGATCGATCATTTTGTTCTGGCGAGGATGGAGGCCGAGGGGCTGGAGCCATCGCCGGCGGCCGACCGATACGCGTTGGCCCGCCGCGTGGCGATCGATTTGACCGGCCTACCGCCCCGCTGGGAACAGGTCAAAGCATTTGTAGAAGACCCGCGAGATGACGCATTCGAATCCTATGTCGATGCGTTGTTGGAACAACCCGCGTTTGGTGAGCGTTGGGCGCGGGTCTGGTTGGATCTGGCCCGATACGCCGACAGCGCCGGATACGCCGACGATCCGCCGCGAACGATTTGGGCCTATCGCGATTACGTGATCCGGTCGTTGAACGCCAACAAACCGTTTGATCAGTTCACGATCGAACAGATCGCTGGCGACCTGTTGGACAATCCAACCGACGAACAATTGATCGCCACCGCCTTTCATCGCAACACGATGACCAACAGCGAAGGAGGAACCAACGACGAAGAGTTCCGAAATGTGGCGGTAGTCGATCGCGTTAACACGACGATGTCCGTCTGGATGGGAACGACGATGGCCTGCGCCCAGTGCCACACGCATAAATATGATCCGATCACGCACGAAGAGTACTTTCGCTTCTTTGCGATCTTCAACAACACGTTGGACGCCGACATCAAAGACGAACGGCCGACGCTGCCGATCTGGACCGATGAACAGAAAGCTCAAAAGCTGCAATGGGCCGAACAGATCGCGGACCTGAAAGCGACACTGCAGCAGACGACTCCCGAAATCGAAGCCGCTCAAACGAAGTGGCTCGCTGAAATCAAGACGCCGCCAACCTGGAAGCCGCTGATTCCGGTCGCCGCTACCGCACAACATCGTCAATTGGCGACCGACGCCGAGGGATGGATCGAGGCCAGCGGCGGCAAGAGCGACCACGATCTCTACACGCTGCGATTTAAAACCGCTGGGGAACAGGTAGCGGGTTTGCAGTTGGAGATCTCTCCCGAACAGAACGCCAACTTTGTCCTCACACAAGCGACAGCAACCTGGACGCCGACGGAACCGCAGCCTGTCGATGCGAGATTCGTGAGGATCGAACTGCCGGGCAAGGGGAAGATGATTCACTTGGCTGAAGTGCAAGCGTTCAGCGATTCAAATAACGTCGCCCTGGCGGGCACCGCTTCGCAAAGTTCCACCGGCTACGGCGCACCGGCGGCGCGAGCAATCGATGGCAACACCGACGGCGACTTCTACAAAGATTCGGTCACGCACACCAATGCCCAGACCAACCCGTGGTTTGAGATCGACCTGAAGCAGACGCATCCGATCGACGAAGTAGTGATCTGGAATCGGACCGACGGCGGTGCTTCGATCGAGCAGCGGTTGAAGGGCTACAAGTTGATCCTGCTGGATGACAGTCGGAACGTTGTTTGTGAACAAACGCCCGAAGCGATCCCCAGCCCAAGCCGCTCGATCGCGTTTGGTGGAGCGATCCAGTTGCGGTTCCAAAACGCGTTGGCAGATTATGAACAGTCGGGTTTCCCGGCGGCGACAACGATTCTGGACAAACAGGACACGAAAAAGGGCTGGGCGATCGCGGGCGGACTGGGGCAACGGCATCAGTTGACGCTGACGCTCGATCCACCGCGGACACTCGACACCGGCGTGCTGGAACTACAATTGCATCAGAAATCGGTACACGTCAAACACTTGTTAGACAAGGTGCGTGTGCGAGCGAGCGATTCGGCCAACCTGACACAATGGGCCAGCTTGCCCAACGCAATCCGATCGATCGTGTTGCAAACCGAACCGCTCGATGAGAAGCAAGCGAACCAGCTGGCCGATTACTATCGCACGATCGCGCCGCAACTGGCGCCGGTCCGAACCCAACTGGCGAAGCTTGAAAAACAACTCGCCGACATCAAACCGTATACGACCGTGCCGATCCAGGAGGAGCTGCCAAGTGAGAAGCAGCGGTCGACTTACATCCATCTGCGTGGCGATTACCAGTCAGCCGGAGCCGACGTCGATCGTGGTACGCCCGCAGCATTCCATCCGCTGTCTGCCGACCGCCCGGCCGATCGATTGTCGCTGGCCCAATGGCTTGTCGACGATCAAAACGCTTTGACACCGCGAGTGATCGCCAACCGACACTGGGAAGAGATCTTCGGTATCGGAATCGTCGAATCGAGCGAAGAGTTTGGTTCGCAGGGAGAACTACCTTCGCATCCGCAGCTACTGGATTGGCTGGCGGTCGAACTTCGCGACAGCGGCTGGGATCTGAAGGCGTTGCTGCGATTGATCGTCACGTCGGCAACCTACCGGCAGAGTTCGGTGACGTCGCCGGAGTTGCAGGAAAAGGATCCCGCCAATCGTTTGTTGGCTCGCGGCCCGCGATACCGGATCTCGGCAGAGATGGTCCGCGACCAAGCGTTGCAGTTGAGCGGTCTGCTGAGCCACAAGATGTTTGGTCCACCGGCCAAGCCGCCGCAACCCAACCTCGGGTTAAACGCAGCGTTTGGATCGGCGACCGATTGGAAAACAAGTCCTGGCGACGACAAGTACCGTCGCGGGATCTATACGATGTGGCGGCGGTCGAGTCCCTATCCGTCGATGGCGACGTTCGACGCTCCCAATCGCGAGGTCTGCACGGTGCGACGTGGGCGGACTAATACACCGCTGCAAGCGTTGGTGACACTCAACGATCCGGTCTACGTCGAAGCAGCTCAAGCTCTGGCTCGGCGGATGCTAACGGCGGATTCGTCGGTCCGAGGCCGGGTCGAATTTGGGCTGCGAACCTGCTTGTTGCGAGAGCCTACGGAAATCGAAGTCGACCGTTTGGCTGCGTTGTATCAGCAAGCGTTGACCGAATTCCAAGCCGATCCGGCATTGGCTCATCAACTGGCCGAAGAGCCGCTGGGCGAACTGCCCGACGGAATGGATGTTGCCGAAGCCGCGGCGATGTCTGTTGTCGGCAACGTGCTGTTGAACCTAGACGAACTGTTTCTCAAACGCTGA
- a CDS encoding DUF1501 domain-containing protein gives MDPRIEYAAFSTRRHFLQQSTAGVGAMALASLMAGDASGNDPLAAAKPHFPAKAKRVIYLHMTGSPPNLDMFDYKPELEQRDDQDCPDHFIEGKTFAFTSGKPKLLGSPRKWKQCGSNGTWMSDAIPNFHKTADDMCIVHSMYTDQFNHAPAELLVLTGSPRSGRPSLGSWTTYGLGSENENLPGFVVLISSGVQPNGGKNSFGSGFLPSVYQGVQCRSKGDPVLYSSDPAGMSRGMRRMSLDAIRDLNQIQAEQLGHPETMTRIAQYELAFRMQTAVPEVMDISQESQKTLDDYGAEVGGASLANNCLLARRLVESGVRFVQLFDWGWDFHGTGAATGIQKGLTDKCATMDKPIAALIKDLKQRGLFEDTLIVWGGEFGRTPFREGRTAKGKILGRDHYPDAFTMWLAGGGVKGGFDYGNSDELGFNVAEKPVHIHDLQATILHLLGFDHEQLTYRFQGRDFRLTDVHGHVVKDLLA, from the coding sequence ATGGATCCACGAATCGAATACGCAGCCTTCAGCACACGGAGGCACTTCCTGCAGCAATCGACAGCGGGCGTGGGAGCGATGGCGCTCGCCAGTCTGATGGCTGGCGACGCTTCGGGTAACGATCCGCTGGCGGCAGCCAAGCCTCACTTCCCGGCAAAAGCGAAGCGGGTGATCTACCTGCACATGACCGGTTCGCCACCGAACCTGGACATGTTCGATTACAAGCCCGAACTGGAGCAGCGCGACGACCAGGACTGTCCCGACCATTTTATCGAAGGGAAGACGTTTGCGTTCACCAGCGGCAAACCGAAGCTGCTGGGATCGCCGCGGAAGTGGAAGCAGTGTGGCAGCAACGGCACCTGGATGTCCGATGCGATCCCCAACTTCCACAAGACCGCCGACGACATGTGCATCGTCCATTCGATGTACACCGACCAATTCAACCACGCCCCGGCGGAACTGCTTGTATTGACTGGCTCTCCGCGTTCGGGACGTCCTTCGCTCGGATCGTGGACGACTTACGGATTGGGCAGCGAAAACGAAAACCTCCCCGGTTTTGTCGTCTTGATTTCCAGCGGCGTTCAACCCAACGGGGGCAAGAACTCGTTTGGCAGCGGATTCCTGCCGTCGGTCTATCAAGGAGTGCAATGCCGCAGCAAAGGCGATCCGGTTTTGTATTCGTCCGACCCAGCGGGGATGAGCCGCGGGATGCGACGGATGAGCCTGGATGCCATCCGCGATCTGAATCAAATCCAAGCCGAACAACTGGGGCATCCCGAAACGATGACCCGGATCGCGCAGTACGAGCTGGCGTTTCGGATGCAGACGGCGGTTCCCGAAGTGATGGACATCTCACAGGAATCGCAAAAGACGCTGGATGATTACGGCGCGGAAGTCGGCGGCGCCAGCTTGGCGAACAACTGCCTGTTGGCTCGGCGGTTGGTCGAATCGGGCGTTCGGTTCGTCCAGCTGTTCGATTGGGGCTGGGATTTCCATGGCACCGGTGCAGCGACGGGGATCCAGAAAGGGCTGACCGATAAGTGCGCGACGATGGACAAACCGATCGCCGCGCTGATCAAGGATCTCAAACAGCGCGGATTGTTTGAAGACACGCTGATCGTTTGGGGCGGCGAGTTTGGCCGCACACCTTTCCGCGAGGGACGCACAGCCAAAGGGAAGATCTTGGGCCGCGATCACTATCCCGACGCCTTCACGATGTGGTTGGCTGGCGGCGGCGTCAAAGGAGGCTTCGACTACGGGAACTCCGACGAACTCGGCTTCAACGTCGCCGAGAAACCTGTCCACATCCACGACCTGCAGGCGACGATCCTGCATCTGCTGGGCTTTGATCACGAACAATTGACCTATCGCTTTCAAGGACGCGATTTCCGACTGACCGATGTGCACGGACACGTTGTCAAAGATTTGTTGGCTTGA
- a CDS encoding orotidine 5'-phosphate decarboxylase / HUMPS family protein, with product MKPIVQISLDLTTIAEALETAELAIRAGVDWIEAGTPLILAEGLHGIRALRERFPDVPIVADLKTMDGGYLEAEMMAGAGATHVVVMAQAHDETIECVVKAGRDYGVGVMGDNMAYDTMVDGARRLEDLGCDYIVHHIGYDHRRGIAAAGGRMPSPLDDLRAVVDAVKIPVQAVGGLSIEEAIQCPAYGAPLVVLGAPLTIDADAFKTADGDLESSLRLICEKVHAYDEVQR from the coding sequence ATGAAACCGATTGTTCAGATTTCGTTGGACCTGACGACGATAGCCGAAGCGCTCGAGACAGCCGAACTGGCGATCCGCGCCGGCGTCGACTGGATCGAAGCGGGGACGCCGCTGATCTTGGCCGAAGGCTTGCATGGCATCCGCGCTCTGCGAGAACGATTCCCCGACGTGCCGATCGTCGCCGACCTGAAGACGATGGACGGCGGATACTTGGAAGCGGAGATGATGGCGGGTGCCGGTGCGACGCACGTCGTCGTGATGGCTCAAGCTCACGACGAGACGATCGAGTGCGTCGTCAAAGCGGGACGCGATTACGGCGTCGGCGTGATGGGCGACAACATGGCCTATGACACGATGGTCGATGGCGCGCGGCGGCTGGAAGACCTCGGCTGCGACTACATCGTGCATCACATTGGGTACGATCATCGCCGCGGAATCGCAGCGGCTGGCGGACGGATGCCGAGCCCACTGGACGATCTGCGAGCCGTTGTCGATGCGGTCAAGATTCCCGTCCAAGCTGTCGGCGGTCTGTCGATCGAAGAAGCGATCCAATGTCCGGCTTATGGGGCCCCGTTGGTTGTTTTGGGAGCGCCGCTGACGATCGATGCCGATGCATTTAAGACGGCTGATGGCGACCTGGAAAGTTCGCTTCGCCTGATCTGTGAAAAAGTACATGCCTACGACGAGGTGCAACGATGA
- the dnaE gene encoding DNA polymerase III subunit alpha produces the protein MNARPFTHLHCHSHYSLLDGASSIPKLVQRCSEHGMNALALTDHGNLHGALEFYRTARAANINPIVGYEAYIAPGSRFDKGSGGGSRDASYHLTLLAQNKTGFQNLIRLASKASLEGFYFKPRIDKQILEEFSEGIVCLSGCVSSEFSRAILKGSSTEEIEKEAMGVASWFERVFGDRYFIEVMNNGVDIQRQQLAGAVDIANKMGLPVVATSDCHYVDPDDAEAQDVMLCINTGRFRTDTSRMKMDGNQYFLRTPDQMYEKFPGLEDAVARSQEIADSVNLELNLGKFYFPNFEVPENKTATQYLRELCITGLKDRYKGDRDRLPDGDDGDLSEEVHARLERELGVIDKLGFPTYFLIVWDFVLHGRSKGIWATVRGSGVGAIVCYALYLSHVCPLKYDLLFERFLDENRKEPPDIDVDFDKDRRVEVIDYVKEKYGHDNVCQIGTFGTLAARAAIKDVGRALGIPLFRVNQITEMVPDELKITIAKALEKNEELQKTYDGDSEVRELLDLAMRIEGLARNVGTHAAAVVIADKPLSEYLPIGRVPGKQDVITQWSMNDVESAGLLKMDFLGLRNLTILSKAVDLIEQTTGERIDPQNFPLDDKASYALLQRGETKGVFQLESGGIRDLLQRMKPDSFHDIIATAALYRPGPLEGGMVDTYVNVKHGKEEPEYKHPVLEEILAETNSVMVYQEQVMRILNRLGGIPLANAYTCIKAISKKKEALINQNHEKFIEGTIANGLTKKEADDIWVMIQKFAGYGFNKSHSTAYALVAFQTAYLKAHYPVEFMAALLSSDISGRNFKRKDALIEHMEDCQRMNIEIVNPNVNVSDSDFSVSDGKIIFGMSAIKGCGGGTAVAIAEERHANGPFKDIFDFCERVDPQRCNRAAVETLIKAGAMDDFGKRGQLHAALDRALQSGAAALADRKSGQKSLFGEFEDAVEEEEDEDPTNALPDVEDWPERQAMLAEKEVLGYYLTSHPLAEFEQKLSTFRTHKTSQLIECEDRTEVIIGGMMSSIKIAHTKNPKPGAPSKYANFDLEDVEGPIRCILWPDGYQKMGEMVLPDAVLIVRGVVDRRGGGDEINLIVNELVPLDELDAKYTRGILLDLDETTHDEMLPHVREVLRGYPGGQELMVSMHLKTGEAVVMRSQKYKVQVNNELRDRIDDLLGPGHYKLLITRPKVAPGVQQKKY, from the coding sequence ATGAACGCTCGACCATTTACGCACTTGCATTGTCACAGCCACTACAGCCTGTTGGACGGTGCCAGTTCGATCCCCAAACTGGTCCAACGTTGCAGCGAACATGGCATGAATGCGCTGGCGTTGACCGACCACGGCAACCTGCACGGCGCGCTTGAGTTCTACCGCACGGCAAGAGCTGCCAACATCAACCCGATCGTCGGCTACGAAGCCTACATCGCCCCGGGCAGCCGATTCGACAAGGGTTCCGGTGGCGGCAGCCGCGACGCCAGCTACCACCTGACGCTGCTGGCTCAGAACAAAACAGGCTTTCAGAATCTCATCCGCCTGGCCTCCAAAGCGAGCCTGGAAGGGTTCTACTTCAAGCCGCGGATCGACAAACAGATCCTGGAAGAATTCAGCGAGGGGATCGTCTGTCTGTCGGGGTGCGTGAGCAGCGAATTCAGCCGCGCGATCCTCAAGGGATCTTCGACCGAAGAGATCGAGAAGGAGGCGATGGGAGTGGCCAGTTGGTTCGAACGCGTTTTTGGCGATCGCTACTTTATCGAAGTCATGAACAACGGCGTCGACATCCAACGCCAGCAACTGGCCGGCGCCGTCGATATCGCCAACAAGATGGGCTTGCCCGTCGTCGCGACCAGCGATTGCCACTACGTCGATCCCGACGATGCTGAAGCTCAGGATGTGATGTTGTGCATCAACACCGGCCGCTTCCGGACCGATACGTCGCGGATGAAGATGGACGGGAACCAGTACTTCCTGCGCACGCCCGACCAGATGTACGAGAAGTTCCCCGGACTCGAGGACGCTGTTGCGCGCAGCCAGGAGATCGCCGATTCGGTCAACTTGGAACTCAACCTCGGCAAGTTCTACTTTCCAAATTTCGAAGTTCCCGAAAATAAGACAGCTACCCAATATCTGCGTGAGCTATGTATCACGGGGCTGAAAGACCGTTACAAGGGCGACCGCGATCGGCTGCCCGATGGAGATGACGGCGACCTTTCCGAAGAGGTGCACGCGCGGCTCGAACGCGAACTGGGCGTGATCGACAAGCTCGGTTTCCCGACCTACTTCTTGATCGTATGGGACTTTGTTTTACACGGCCGCAGTAAAGGCATCTGGGCGACGGTTCGTGGTAGCGGTGTAGGGGCGATCGTTTGTTATGCGTTGTATCTGTCGCACGTCTGCCCGCTGAAATACGATCTGCTGTTCGAGCGGTTCTTGGATGAAAACCGGAAAGAGCCGCCAGATATCGACGTCGACTTCGACAAGGACCGCCGGGTCGAAGTAATCGACTACGTGAAGGAGAAATACGGGCACGATAACGTTTGCCAGATCGGTACGTTTGGAACCTTGGCGGCTCGCGCGGCGATCAAAGATGTAGGCCGCGCATTGGGGATCCCGCTGTTTCGCGTGAACCAGATCACCGAGATGGTTCCCGACGAACTAAAGATCACGATCGCCAAAGCGCTCGAAAAGAACGAGGAGCTGCAGAAGACTTACGACGGCGATTCGGAGGTCCGCGAACTGTTGGACCTGGCGATGCGGATCGAGGGGCTGGCGCGGAACGTCGGCACCCACGCCGCGGCGGTTGTGATCGCGGATAAACCGCTGTCGGAATACCTGCCGATCGGTCGGGTTCCCGGCAAGCAGGACGTGATCACGCAGTGGTCGATGAACGACGTGGAATCCGCCGGCCTGTTGAAGATGGATTTCTTGGGGCTTCGCAACCTCACGATCCTCAGCAAGGCCGTCGATCTGATCGAACAGACCACCGGCGAGCGGATCGATCCTCAGAACTTCCCGCTGGACGACAAGGCCAGCTACGCGCTGCTGCAGCGCGGTGAAACCAAAGGTGTTTTCCAGCTGGAATCCGGTGGTATTCGCGACCTGTTGCAGCGGATGAAACCGGATAGTTTCCACGACATCATCGCGACAGCGGCGTTGTATCGTCCCGGCCCGTTGGAGGGCGGTATGGTCGATACCTACGTGAACGTGAAACACGGCAAGGAAGAGCCGGAATACAAGCACCCGGTGCTCGAAGAGATCCTCGCCGAAACCAACTCGGTGATGGTTTACCAAGAACAGGTGATGCGGATTTTGAACCGCTTGGGCGGCATCCCGCTGGCCAACGCGTACACCTGTATTAAGGCGATCAGTAAGAAAAAAGAAGCGCTGATCAACCAGAACCACGAGAAGTTCATCGAGGGGACGATCGCCAACGGGCTTACGAAGAAAGAGGCCGACGACATTTGGGTGATGATCCAAAAGTTCGCTGGCTACGGCTTCAACAAGTCGCACTCGACAGCTTATGCGTTGGTAGCTTTCCAAACCGCATATCTCAAAGCCCACTATCCGGTGGAGTTCATGGCGGCGTTGTTGTCGAGCGACATCAGCGGGCGGAACTTTAAGCGTAAGGATGCGCTTATCGAGCACATGGAAGATTGCCAACGGATGAACATCGAGATCGTTAATCCGAACGTCAACGTTAGCGATTCGGACTTCTCGGTTTCCGACGGAAAGATCATCTTTGGCATGTCGGCGATCAAGGGTTGCGGCGGTGGGACCGCGGTCGCGATCGCGGAGGAACGGCACGCCAATGGACCGTTCAAAGACATCTTCGATTTTTGCGAACGGGTCGATCCGCAACGATGTAATCGCGCGGCGGTCGAAACGTTGATCAAAGCCGGTGCCATGGACGACTTTGGCAAACGCGGACAACTGCACGCCGCGTTGGATCGCGCCTTGCAAAGCGGAGCGGCGGCGCTTGCCGATCGCAAGAGCGGTCAAAAGAGCCTGTTTGGTGAATTTGAAGACGCTGTCGAGGAGGAAGAGGACGAGGATCCCACCAACGCCCTGCCCGACGTCGAAGACTGGCCCGAACGGCAAGCGATGCTGGCTGAAAAAGAGGTTCTGGGATATTACCTGACCAGCCATCCGCTGGCCGAATTCGAACAGAAACTGAGCACCTTCCGGACGCACAAAACCAGCCAATTGATCGAGTGCGAGGATCGCACCGAAGTGATCATCGGCGGAATGATGAGTTCGATTAAAATCGCCCACACCAAAAACCCAAAGCCCGGTGCGCCGTCGAAGTATGCGAACTTTGACCTCGAGGATGTCGAGGGCCCGATTCGCTGCATCCTCTGGCCCGACGGCTATCAAAAGATGGGCGAGATGGTTCTCCCCGACGCGGTCTTGATCGTGCGCGGTGTCGTCGATCGGCGTGGTGGTGGCGACGAGATCAACTTGATCGTCAACGAATTGGTACCGCTGGATGAACTCGACGCCAAATACACCCGCGGGATCTTACTCGATCTCGACGAAACGACCCACGACGAGATGTTGCCTCACGTTCGCGAGGTCCTTCGCGGTTATCCCGGCGGACAGGAACTGATGGTCTCGATGCACCTGAAGACGGGCGAAGCCGTGGTGATGCGGAGCCAAAAGTACAAGGTCCAGGTCAACAATGAACTGCGCGATCGAATCGACGATCTGTTGGGCCCCGGACATTACAAACTGCTGATCACACGCCCCAAAGTGGCTCCCGGCGTGCAACAAAAGAAATACTAG